From Suncus etruscus isolate mSunEtr1 chromosome 6, mSunEtr1.pri.cur, whole genome shotgun sequence, one genomic window encodes:
- the LOC126010762 gene encoding DNA topoisomerase 1-like, with protein MKLSPKAEEVATFFAKMLDHEYTTKEIFRKNFFKDWRKEMTNEEKNIITNLSKCDFNQMSQYFKAQSEAWKQMSKEEKQKIKEENEKLLKEYGFCVMDNHRERIANFKIEPPGLFRGRGNHPKMDMLKRRMMPEDIIINCSKDAKVPSPPPGHKWKEVRHDNKVTWLVSWTENIQGSIKYIMLNPSSRIKGEKDWQKYETARRLKKCVDKIRNQYREDWKSKEMKVRQRAVALYFIDKLALRAGNEKEEGETADTVGCCSLRVEHINLHPELDGQEYVVEFDFLGKDSIRYYNKVPVEKRVFKNLQLFMENKQPEDDLFDRLNTGILNKHLQDLMEGLTAKVFRTYNASITLQQQLKELTAPDENIPAKILSYNRANRAVAILCNHQRAPPKTFEKSMMNLQSKIDAKKDQLADARRDLKSAKADAKVMKDAKTKKVVESKKKAVQRLEEQLMKLEVQATDREENKQIALGTSKLNYLDPRISVAWCKKWGIPIEKIYNKTQREKFAWAIDMADEDYEF; from the coding sequence ATGAAGCTGAGCCCCAAAGCAGAAGAAGTAGCTACGTTCTTTGCAAAAATGCTCGACCATGAATATACTACTaaagaaatatttaggaaaaatttctttaaagacTGGAGAAAGGAAATGACTAATGAAGAGAAGAATATCATTACAAACTTAAGCAAATGTGATTTTAACCAGATGAGCCAGTATTTCAAAGCTCAGTCCGAAGCTTGGAAGCAGATGAGCaaggaagaaaagcagaaaatCAAAGAGGAGAATGAAAAATTACTGAAAGAATATGGCTTCTGTGTTATGGATAATCACAGAGAGAGAATTGCCAACTTCAAGATAGAACCTCCTGGGCTTTTCCGTGGTCGTGGTAACCATCCCAAAATGGACATGCTGAAGAGACGGATGATGCCTGAAGATATAATCATCAATTGTAGCAAAGATGCCAAggttccttctcctcctccaggaCATAAATGGAAAGAGGTTCGACATGATAACAAGGTTACTTGGCTGGTCTCCTGGACAGAGAACATCCAAGGTTCCATTAAATACATTATGCTGAACCCCAGTTCACGAATCAAGGGTGAGAAAGATTGGCAGAAATATGAGACTGCTAGGCGGCTGAAGAAGTGTGTGGACAAGATCCGGAACCAATATCGAGAAGACTGGAAGTCCAAAGAGATGAAAGTCCGGCAGAGAGCTGTAGCCTTATACTTTATTGACAAGCTGGCTCTGAGAGCAGGTaatgagaaggaggaaggagaaacagCGGACACTGTGGGTTGCTGCTCACTTCGTGTAGAGCACATCAATCTGCACCCAGAGTTGGATGGTCAGGAATATGTGGTAGAATTTGACTTCCTTGGGAAGGACTCAATCAGATACTATAACAAGGTCCCTGTTGAGAAAAGAGTTTTTAAAAACTTACAACTATTTATGGAGAACAAACAGCCTGAGGATGATCTTTTTGATAGACTCAATACTGGTATTCTAAATAAACATCTTCAGGATCTCATGGAAGGTTTGACAGCCAAAGTGTTCCGAACATACAATGCCTCCATCACGCTACAGCAGCAGCTTAAAGAACTTACAGCTCCGGATGAGAATATCCCAGCAAAGATCCTCTCTTATAACCGAGCCAATCGAGCTGTTGCCATTCTTTGTAACCATCAGAGGGCACCACCTAAAACTTTTGAGAAGTCCATGATGAACTTGCAATCTAAGATTGATGCTAAGAAGGACCAGCTAGCAGATGCTCGGAGAGATCTGAAGAGTGCTAAGGCTGATGCCAAGGTCATGAAGGATGCAAAGACCAAGAAGGTGGTAGAGTCAAAAAAGAAGGCTGTGCAGAGACTGGAGGAACAATTAATGAAGCTTGAAGTTCAAGCCACAGACCGAGAAGAAAATAAGCAAATTGCCTTGGGGacctcaaaactcaattatctGGACCCTAGGATTTCAGTAGCTTGGTGCAAGAAGTGGGGGATTCCAATTGAGAAAATTTACAACAAAACCCAGCGGGAGAAATTTGCCTGGGCTATTGACATGGCTGATGAGGACTACGAGTTTTAG